A genomic region of Desulfomonilaceae bacterium contains the following coding sequences:
- a CDS encoding DVU_1557 family redox protein — MSGYVNSEEAQQWTCAVCGVDLEIGKVEIGYMGSQYPVDLPRCPKCGLVFIPETLAMGKMAEIEKLLEDK, encoded by the coding sequence GTGAGCGGTTACGTAAATTCCGAAGAAGCTCAACAATGGACGTGCGCTGTGTGTGGAGTCGATCTTGAAATTGGCAAAGTCGAAATTGGTTACATGGGGAGCCAATATCCCGTAGACCTTCCACGCTGCCCAAAATGTGGGCTGGTATTTATTCCCGAGACGCTGGCCATGGGTAAAATGGCCGAGATCGAGAAGCTCCTGGAAGACAAGTGA
- a CDS encoding molybdopterin-dependent aldehyde oxidoreductase produces MIKRTINLNGVNKTVVADPEASLAEVIREQFGLTGLKVGCEKGQCGSCSVIMNGKLVKSCVTKIKRVQDGAEITSIEGIGTPKDLHALQLSWIVHGGAQCGFCSPGFIVSAKALLDENQNPTRVQVRDWFQKNRNTCRCTGYKPLIDAVIDAAKVIRGEMTKTELAFKLPEDGRIWGTSYPRPSAIAKVTGTIDYGADIISKMPAGTLHLALVQAKVSHAKILSIDTSEAEKMPGVAKVITSKDVKGKNRITGLITFPTNKGDGWDRPILCDEKVFQFGDAIAMVAADTEANARAAADKVKVNLEPLPAYMSAPAAMADDAIEIHPGTPNVYYEQKRAKGSDTKPLMESAAYVVEGEYYLQRQPHLTMEPDVGFAYFDEEGRLTIHSKSIGIHLHHAMICPGLGIEPDKLRLVQNPAGGTFGYKFSPTMEALVGVAAMATGKPVALKYDYYQHITYTGKRSPFFVNLKYGADKDGKIVAMEGDWIVDHGPYSEFGDLLTVRGAQFIGAGYGIPSIRGLGKTVCTNHAWGSAFRAYGSPQSFFASESLMDELAVKMGKDPLELRYLNVYRPGDTTPTGQTPEVFSFPDMIDKLRPLYKEAVEQAKKESTPELKRGVGVSIGIYGCGLDGPDSSEVWVELTPDGVTLSSSWEDHGQGADIGALGTCHEGLRPLGISPDKIKLVMNDTAMVPNSGPSGGSRQQVMTGNAIKNGCDMLLNAMKKSDGTYRTYDEMKAENIPLKYSGKWTASMCTPCDENGQGNPFPVYMYGVFMAQVAVDTKTGKTKVDKFTVVADIGKINNKLAVDGQIYGGVAQGIGLALSEDFEDLNKHTTLADCGLPYPKDIPDDIKIIYVENPRENGPFGAAGVGELPLTSPHAAVINAICNATGVRIRQAPALPEKVLAGLKGIA; encoded by the coding sequence ATGATTAAGAGAACCATCAATCTCAACGGCGTAAACAAAACGGTCGTAGCAGATCCTGAAGCTTCACTGGCTGAGGTAATCAGAGAGCAGTTCGGTCTCACTGGTTTGAAGGTCGGATGCGAAAAAGGTCAGTGTGGATCATGCTCAGTCATCATGAACGGGAAACTTGTCAAGTCATGTGTCACTAAAATCAAGCGAGTTCAAGACGGAGCGGAAATAACCTCGATCGAAGGAATTGGGACTCCGAAAGATCTTCACGCGCTTCAGTTATCATGGATTGTTCATGGTGGAGCGCAGTGTGGGTTTTGTTCTCCAGGGTTCATTGTTTCCGCAAAAGCGCTGCTTGATGAAAACCAGAACCCCACCAGAGTTCAAGTTAGGGACTGGTTTCAGAAAAATCGGAACACCTGCCGTTGCACCGGCTACAAACCACTTATCGACGCAGTGATTGACGCAGCGAAAGTCATTCGCGGGGAAATGACGAAGACGGAGTTAGCATTCAAGCTGCCGGAGGACGGCAGGATCTGGGGGACCAGTTATCCGAGACCATCAGCAATCGCAAAGGTGACAGGAACAATTGACTATGGGGCGGACATAATCTCCAAGATGCCTGCTGGAACACTACATCTGGCCCTGGTTCAGGCAAAGGTATCTCACGCCAAGATACTGTCCATAGATACTTCAGAGGCTGAGAAAATGCCTGGCGTGGCAAAAGTGATAACTTCCAAGGATGTCAAAGGTAAGAACCGTATCACCGGATTAATTACTTTCCCTACAAACAAAGGCGATGGATGGGACCGGCCGATTCTTTGTGATGAAAAGGTATTTCAGTTTGGGGACGCCATAGCAATGGTGGCTGCTGATACTGAGGCAAACGCCAGAGCGGCGGCAGACAAGGTGAAAGTCAACCTGGAGCCGCTACCAGCCTACATGAGCGCTCCGGCGGCAATGGCCGACGACGCTATTGAAATTCACCCGGGAACCCCAAACGTCTATTATGAACAAAAGCGGGCAAAGGGGTCGGACACAAAACCACTCATGGAATCGGCGGCTTATGTGGTGGAGGGAGAATATTATCTACAAAGGCAACCACACCTGACGATGGAGCCGGATGTTGGATTCGCCTATTTTGACGAAGAGGGACGTCTCACTATCCATTCAAAGAGTATCGGAATCCATCTTCATCACGCCATGATCTGTCCTGGTCTGGGTATAGAACCCGACAAACTCAGGCTTGTGCAGAATCCTGCCGGTGGAACGTTCGGTTATAAGTTTAGTCCCACAATGGAAGCCCTGGTGGGCGTAGCGGCAATGGCCACAGGCAAGCCGGTAGCCCTCAAATATGATTACTATCAGCATATAACTTACACAGGCAAGAGGTCCCCGTTCTTCGTAAATCTGAAATATGGCGCTGACAAAGATGGTAAGATTGTCGCGATGGAAGGCGACTGGATTGTGGATCACGGTCCATATTCGGAGTTCGGCGATCTTCTCACTGTACGTGGCGCTCAATTCATTGGCGCAGGGTACGGTATTCCCAGCATCAGGGGCCTTGGAAAAACCGTTTGCACAAATCATGCTTGGGGCTCCGCTTTTAGAGCTTATGGGTCACCTCAAAGCTTTTTCGCGTCAGAGAGCCTCATGGATGAGCTTGCTGTCAAAATGGGAAAAGACCCTCTCGAGTTGAGATATTTAAATGTCTACAGACCTGGAGACACTACTCCTACGGGACAAACCCCGGAGGTTTTCAGCTTCCCGGATATGATTGATAAATTGCGTCCACTTTATAAGGAGGCTGTGGAACAAGCAAAGAAGGAATCCACTCCAGAACTGAAAAGGGGTGTCGGGGTATCTATAGGAATCTACGGATGTGGTCTTGATGGCCCTGATTCTTCTGAAGTGTGGGTAGAACTCACTCCTGACGGGGTTACATTGTCTTCTTCGTGGGAAGACCATGGCCAGGGAGCGGACATTGGGGCGCTTGGCACATGTCATGAGGGGCTCCGGCCCTTAGGGATATCCCCGGATAAGATAAAGCTCGTCATGAATGACACGGCCATGGTTCCTAATAGTGGGCCATCAGGAGGAAGTCGCCAACAGGTTATGACCGGTAACGCCATTAAGAATGGATGCGATATGCTCCTTAACGCAATGAAGAAATCGGATGGCACGTACCGTACATACGACGAGATGAAAGCAGAAAATATCCCACTGAAATACTCCGGGAAGTGGACCGCCTCAATGTGTACTCCTTGTGATGAGAACGGTCAGGGAAATCCATTCCCCGTTTACATGTATGGGGTGTTTATGGCTCAGGTAGCAGTGGACACGAAAACAGGCAAGACGAAAGTTGATAAGTTCACTGTGGTGGCCGATATCGGTAAAATCAATAACAAGCTGGCTGTAGATGGACAGATTTATGGAGGAGTGGCGCAGGGGATCGGTCTGGCTTTATCGGAAGATTTCGAAGACCTGAACAAACATACTACTCTTGCGGATTGCGGCCTTCCCTATCCCAAGGACATCCCGGACGACATCAAGATCATCTACGTTGAGAACCCCAGAGAAAATGGTCCATTCGGCGCAGCCGGAGTTGGTGAATTACCTTTGACATCTCCACACGCCGCTGTTATTAACGCCATCTGTAATGCTACCGGGGTTAGGATCAGACAGGCGCCCGCGCTCCCTGAGAAGGTCCTGGCTGGCCTCAAAGGCATTGCATAA
- a CDS encoding pyridine nucleotide-disulfide oxidoreductase/dicluster-binding protein has product MDQKELRELENLCIQECAPWCVATCPVHLDVRAMCSALTKRDFVLASKILRKTIPFPRIISQICDHPCEGVCKRREVEETIAIRSLEKAALTWAPTEDDKIKLLPSRNKRVAVIGAGLSGLTASLDLSKKGYQVIVFEASDKIGGSVWDYPEHQLSRQDIAQDFKAFETLHTDIRLSHSLGDNLFISELRKDFDAIYLGIGRDSIHGAELVKELGCASEIDQVTFGTELDEVFVGGGLIRGNQKPSPITSISDGRRAAISIDRFLQGVSLTASRENEGPYDTRLFTNTKGIDDLDQTAMKNTIAGYSEDEAAREAGRCLNCECMECVKVCEFLSSFKGYPKKYVRQIYNNLSIVMGQRHGNKLINSCSLCGLCKEVCPEDLHMGNVCKAARETMVMQGKMPPSAHEFALRDMAFSNSEKCALTRHQPGTDSSAFLFFPGCRLSGSTPDNVKATYTYLTERLNGGVGIMLRCCGAPADWAGRKDEFSQVLTQFTIQWKEMSQPEVIAACSSCYSVFKTHLPQVKLRSLWEIMDYLGVPNEFPSPKQLDVAVHDPCSSRHEPQVHTAVRNIIKKLGLKINELPLNRSLTECCGYGGLMCFANRELAQEVMLRRVTESSHDYLTYCAVCQDHFRSQGKTTWHLLDLVFGNEAIEADIKKDVDYSQIRDNRVLLKNSLLEKIWREPVTRNQGYQDIKLDIPEKVLNLMRQRMILTDDIRQVIDHAEKTGTRLVNRSTGNFLAHYTPTTVTYWVEYSPNKDSFTLHNAYSHRMVIIEESKP; this is encoded by the coding sequence ATGGACCAAAAGGAATTGCGGGAACTGGAAAACCTCTGCATCCAGGAATGCGCCCCTTGGTGCGTCGCCACGTGCCCGGTTCACCTGGATGTGCGTGCGATGTGTTCGGCTTTGACCAAAAGAGACTTCGTTCTGGCCTCAAAGATCCTTAGAAAAACCATTCCATTTCCTAGAATAATAAGCCAAATCTGTGATCATCCATGCGAGGGAGTCTGCAAGCGTCGTGAAGTGGAAGAGACTATCGCTATTCGATCTTTGGAAAAGGCGGCTCTGACTTGGGCTCCTACTGAAGACGACAAAATTAAACTTTTACCTTCCAGAAACAAACGAGTCGCAGTTATCGGAGCGGGCTTGAGCGGACTTACAGCATCCTTGGACCTCTCAAAAAAAGGTTATCAAGTCATAGTTTTCGAGGCTTCAGATAAAATTGGAGGGTCTGTCTGGGACTATCCGGAGCATCAATTGTCTCGACAGGATATAGCTCAAGACTTTAAAGCTTTCGAAACACTTCACACAGATATTAGATTGAGTCACTCATTGGGCGATAACCTTTTTATTTCAGAGCTTAGGAAGGATTTCGACGCCATTTATCTGGGCATAGGTCGAGATAGTATCCATGGCGCCGAGTTGGTCAAAGAGTTGGGTTGCGCATCAGAAATAGACCAGGTGACATTTGGGACTGAACTGGATGAGGTTTTTGTGGGTGGCGGATTGATCAGGGGCAACCAGAAGCCTTCACCAATAACTTCAATTTCTGACGGGCGTAGAGCGGCGATTTCTATTGACAGGTTCTTACAGGGCGTATCCCTAACCGCTTCCAGGGAAAATGAAGGACCTTACGACACCCGGCTGTTTACGAACACGAAAGGCATTGACGACCTGGATCAGACAGCCATGAAAAATACGATCGCGGGTTATTCCGAAGATGAGGCAGCTCGGGAAGCCGGACGATGTCTTAATTGTGAGTGCATGGAGTGTGTAAAGGTCTGTGAGTTCCTTTCCAGTTTCAAAGGCTATCCCAAGAAATATGTCAGGCAGATTTATAACAACCTCTCAATAGTAATGGGGCAACGGCACGGTAATAAACTTATCAACTCATGCAGTTTGTGCGGCCTCTGTAAAGAGGTTTGTCCTGAAGACCTTCACATGGGTAATGTCTGCAAGGCCGCCAGAGAGACCATGGTCATGCAAGGCAAAATGCCGCCGTCGGCTCATGAGTTTGCGCTTCGAGACATGGCGTTCAGCAACAGTGAAAAATGCGCCCTGACACGGCATCAACCAGGAACAGATTCCAGCGCCTTCCTGTTTTTCCCCGGCTGTCGGCTCAGTGGCTCTACTCCTGACAATGTTAAGGCCACTTACACCTATTTGACGGAACGGCTCAATGGCGGTGTCGGGATTATGCTGCGATGTTGTGGCGCTCCTGCCGATTGGGCCGGTAGAAAAGATGAGTTTTCGCAGGTCCTGACCCAATTTACAATCCAGTGGAAGGAGATGTCGCAGCCAGAGGTTATCGCAGCGTGTTCATCTTGCTACTCTGTATTCAAAACACATCTGCCACAGGTCAAACTCCGGTCTCTTTGGGAAATTATGGATTACCTGGGCGTCCCGAATGAGTTTCCGAGCCCCAAACAATTAGATGTTGCGGTCCATGATCCTTGCTCTTCAAGACATGAGCCTCAAGTACACACGGCTGTGCGCAATATTATCAAAAAACTGGGGCTTAAAATAAATGAACTCCCGCTAAATCGCAGTTTGACGGAGTGTTGCGGATATGGGGGCTTAATGTGTTTCGCAAATCGGGAGCTGGCCCAGGAGGTCATGCTGCGACGTGTCACGGAAAGTTCTCATGATTACCTTACTTACTGCGCTGTGTGCCAGGACCATTTTCGATCACAGGGCAAGACCACGTGGCATTTGTTGGATCTGGTTTTTGGTAATGAAGCCATTGAGGCTGATATCAAGAAAGATGTAGATTACTCACAAATAAGAGACAACCGCGTCTTACTGAAAAATTCTTTGCTTGAGAAAATCTGGAGGGAACCCGTGACCAGGAATCAGGGGTATCAAGACATAAAGCTCGACATTCCCGAAAAGGTTCTAAATTTGATGCGACAGAGAATGATCCTGACTGACGATATCAGGCAAGTAATAGATCATGCGGAAAAGACGGGAACCAGGTTAGTAAACCGGTCGACAGGGAACTTCCTCGCTCACTACACTCCAACAACGGTTACTTACTGGGTTGAATATTCGCCTAATAAAGATAGTTTTACCCTGCATAACGCTTATAGTCACCGTATGGTCATCATAGAGGAATCAAAGCCGTGA